The DNA window GCGCCAACCTCTAAAGAAAGCTGATAAACTTCCTTGAACTCAACGCCATATTTAAAACATCTTTGAAAAAATCGCGACAATAAAATCAAACTCAAGCTATTTTATCCCCCCGTAACTGAATGGTTACGTTTTGACATGGTTTATGGTTGACTAACATCTCCAACTCGTAGCATAATTTAGGAAATGCTAAGAAGCGCTAAAACCAACAATTCATAAAGTTGACCTCACAGCCAACCAGAGAACGTGGGGACGGGGAACAACAATGCCTATGGGGACTATTAATCTTTCAAACGAAGAATTAGCGATACTTTGCAGGTTTATGGGCTTTCCTGATTTTTTCTCTGTGGATTGGTTAACCGTATCTCATGATCTACTCCCTTCAAGATTAATTTCAGTAATCTCATTTCTTGAAAAGCGGCGATGGATTTCCGTGAACTCGGAGCGACTTTACGAGTGGACACCAAAATTCCCACGAGAAGAAATCTTAAATGAAATTCCGGCGCTGGAAATGTCTAGATATTACCGTGAAGCATTAAACACACTCATAGAACATTTGCCCAAATGTGGAGAAAGCTCGTTGAGGCTTGCCAAACAATGCCTATTAGCAGGAATTCAGAAAACCGATGTCGATATAATTTTTGAAGCGGCCATATTTCATGAAAGAAGTCACAACATCCGCTCAGCCATTGAACTGTATGATCACCTGTTATGCTTCGCTAGAGACCTCATTTTCGATAAGAAGGACGAGAACTCCTCTGACCTGTGTCAGATATTTATCAAGTCAGTCGAACGGCGTGCGTCCCTTTCTCTGTTTCACCCCAATCTTAAAAAGGTCTATCATTTTCTCGGTCTAGCTTTAGATCTCGCCGTAAGCATCGGGGATGTCCGATCAGAGGCAGCGTTACAACTATTGATTGGTCAAAACTGCTGGATGTCGTTTCAATATGATAATGCCTTGAACCATTTTCATCTCGGTTGGATGATTATCAATAAAATAGACGACGACGAATTGCGTAAGAGAGGCCTTAAGTTACAGGGATTATCGTATTGGATTCGTGGTGAGTTGTCAAAAGCGATACAAGCTTATGAAGCTTCGTTGGGAGAACTGGAATTAGTGGCAGTCGAAGATTTTTCCCTTCTTACCGCTCTCAGCTTAACCCTCTGTTACAGCCAATTAGGCATGCCTCAGCGAGGACTGGGTCTTTCCGAAACCATTTACAATCAAGCCATGAAAAACGAAAACTGGCCAATTGCAGCCTACGCCTTGATTACCACAGGAACAATTCTTCTTCAAATCGAACAGAGAAAAAACAGCTACAACTACTTTTCGATGGCCCTGGAATTATCAGCCAGGGAAGGGATCCCTATGGTAGAGGTTATTGCCGGCCTTGGTCTATCAGATCTTGAATGTTTGGAAGGTAATTTCGACAAGGCAGCGGAATATTTCAAAGTCCTTTGGAAAATTCCCAAATCGAGTTGGTATCACGCACTCAACATTTCACACACTTATGAAGCGGGCTTCCTGTTATACAGGAAGGGGATCTCACCGGTTGAGCTAAACCCCGTAATACATTATCTCAGTGAGATTACTAAGGAGCAAACAAGCCCACTTGCCTATGGAATAGTCCGTAGGATGCAGATCAAACATTTGGAGGAAGACAAATCACCAAAAGAGAAATTGATGGCTCTTTTAGAACTTGAGAATTACGTCGAACAAATGGGACCAACTTTAGATCTGGCCAAAATAAGGATAGACATTGCCAGGATCTATCTCCAGATTAATAACTGGCAGCAGGCTGAAAATTATGGCAAAAAGGCGTGGGAATTTCTTAAACCTATCGGAAGAGGGGCCTTTCCGTCAGACCTGGAACATCTGATTCCGCACGAGAATGAACCCAGTGAGGATTTATTTTTCGACTTTCTCACAGAAATGAGTGTGGCGTTGGCGAACCAAGAGAATTTAGAACAGCTCTTGGCAAATATTATAACTTCCATATCAAGGCTGACGGGAGCCGAGCGGACCGCCATTTTCATAAAAAACAGGATTTCTCATACAATTGATTTAGCAGCTTCAAGAAATCTCATTAAAGAAAATATCATCGATGAGAGTTTCAGGGAAGCCATGGAAATTATTGAATCTACTATAGATACCGCTGATAGCCAAACGACCTGGTATGAAATAAACAAATGTGAAGCCCACACTCCTCGCCGTGCAATCGTTATCCCTCTTATGATAGGCCACAAGGCCATTGGAGTCCTTTACCAAGACAGCCGTTTCTTCTCGTTTGACACAAACTCTTGCAGAATAAAAATGTTGTCACCTTTAGCTTCTCTGGTTGCAATATGCATGGATCGCTTCCACGCCTATGAGAAGATTGACAATCTCAACAAAAGACTCGCTTTGGGAAATAGGCATTCCAAAAGCGAAAAAGAAGAGGTTCAGCCCTTAGAAGAAATCTTAGGGGACAGCGATTCTATTATTAAACTCCACGGTCTTATACGTAAAGTTGCGCCTACTCAATCAACTGTTCTCATTTATGGGGAGACGGGTGTAGGTAAAGAGCTTGTAGCCAGAGCGATACACCGCGAGAGTTTAGTGAGAAAAGGCCCGTTTATAAGAGTCAATTGCGCTGCCCTTCCAGATACTTTGATAGATAGCGAACTTTTCGGCCATGAAAAAGGTTCCTTTACTGGAGCGATCAGGACTAAGCCGGGACGGTTCGAACTGGCAAACAAGGGTACTATTTTCCTGGATGAAGTCTCTGAGTTACCGCTCTCAACCCAGCGCAGATTACTTCGAATATTGCAAGAGAAGGAATTTCAAAGAGTCGGGGGAACAGCTACGCTTCATTCTGACTTTCGCCTTGTAGCCGCAACGAATAAGAACCTCAAAGAGGAGATTGATCAGAAAAGATTTAGGGCAGACCTTTTTTTTCGCATCAATGTTTTCCCAATAAACGTAATACCATTGAGGGAAAGGAAAAAGGACGTACCCCTACTTGCGGAACATTTTCTGAAACATTTTTGCGCTAAGTACAACAAGAGTTACCCGGGGATTAGTGACTCTGAAATGGAAAAATTAGAGGCTTATTCATGGCCGGGAAACATAAGAGAACTCTCAAATGTAATAGAACAATCGGTCATTTTAGGTGAGTCTCAAATAGGTTTCCCAGATCAGGGAATTTATGAAGACCTAAAGACTCAGGATAATTTACTGATGGATATGAAAGAGATGGAAAGGGCCCATATAACCAAAGCACTAAAAAGGGCCAACGGAAAGATCGGTGGGCGGAACGGCGCATCGACCATTTTGGGCCTCAAAAGGACGACCCTAATCCATAGAATGAAAAAACTCGGGATCGCGGTACAAAAGAACCCATCGTAGTCCGCAGAACACCATATGGAGCCGCTTTCCCAAGTTCGGAAATCATGACATCATGAACGAACGCCTCTTCTGTTCAGGCTTTCCCTTGGACCGAAGTTTTCGTCCAGAGTTCTTGAATCTCCCGACCAATTCCTTTTTCTTTGTGTCTGCTGATATGACGGGTTGCTTCTCGTCCAGATACGCCTTGGCTTTCAAGTTGATGCGCTCAAATTGAGCATTACGGTCCGGATGTGATGTCCCTTCTATGGTCTTCTTGTTTGCCTAAAGACTGTACCCCATTTCGTGGAGAAAAGCTCGGCAACCATACTGCGATTTGTCCTGTGGCCCATATTTTGGAGTTCATCCGTTAATTTTCTGACACTCTTCCACGTCCATTTTAATGGCGACTCTGGATCGCCACAGGTGGATGGTTTTATGAGTAAGTTCCAAACCCCCTTTAAGCGTGGGGGTCTTTTTCTACTGTCTTCTTTCGGCCCGCACCCTTTCTGTGAAATCGCCCTGTGAGAAGAATTTCAGGTTGCTTCAGTTCTTTAATGCCCTCAGCGATTGCTCGAAGCGAAACGCCTGCCTCGCGATTGACTTCCGATTATACCGACATATCCGAAACATTCGGCTTCTGCGGCCACCGACAGGCGTCTTACCGGTTCATCTACAATTGCAACTAGAAGATCGAATCCTTTCTTGATATAAGAGCACTCATACGCACGGTCTATAGTAAAAATACCATAAGTTGTAACACTTACTTGATGACATTCACTAAGTGGGATTTAACCCTCGGTTTTGGCTACAATTCAGCGCCTGTTGATTTTTGTCATAACTCGCATTTTAATGAATTATTTACGAATCTTGGCTTTCTAACCAAAATTATGACTTAACGAGGTTTGCGATGGTTCTTCCCATAAAGACAGCTCATCTCAAGCGATATAGAGACATTGCCTTGCTACTGGTGAGATACGGCTTCTACGATATCGCGAGGAAAACCGGTCTCGACAAGATGCTTGAAAAAAGCCAACGCGAGGCATCCAGAGTAACATTGGAAGGGGAAGAACTGGCCAGGGACCTTGAGACCTTGGGGCCGACTTTCGTGAAGCTGGGACAATTTCTTTCTACCAGACCCGATATACTTCCTCGAGAATACGTTGACGCTTTAGGGCGTCTTCAAAGCGAGGTCAAAGGTTTCCCTTTCGAGCAGGCTCAGGAGACTGTAAAGGCCGAGTTGGGAACAGAAGTTTCAGTGGCGTTCAAGGAATTTGACCCAGAACCCATTGCAGCCGCTTCCATCGGTCAGGTCCATCGCGCTCTGACTCTCGACGGCCGGACCGTGGTCGTCAAGGTGCAAAGGCCAAACATCCGGGAAACTGTTATGACTGACCTGGAAGTAATTGGCGCTATCGCCGGGTTTGTCCAAAAAAATACCGAGATCGGTGAGTTGTATGGTGTCGATGACATGTTTCAGGAATTCAATAGCAGCATGTTGCGCGAACTCGACTACTTGCAGGAAATGAGAAATTTGATCACCCTTAGGAAAAACCTTCAGGAATTTAATAACATCGTGGTCCCCATTCCAATTGAAGCGCTTACTACCCAACGAATTCTGACAATGGGTTTCATAGAGGGTACAAAGATAACGCTATTGTCCGATTCCATCCAACCCAGCCTTGACCGGACTCTGTTACTGGAAGACACCTTTCGGGCATATTTGAAACAAATCCTGGTTGACGGCTTCTTTCACGCGGATCCCCATCCTGGCAATCTTGTGCTTACGAAGGATGGCCGAATCGGGATACTGGATCTGGGAATGGTGGCTCGGATTACGCCCGGGATGAGGGAAAAGCTGATACGATTTCTGGTTGCCATGAGCAACGGTGAACCTGAAGATGCGGCTCGCATCGCCGCTTCAATTGGCGAGAAGATGGACAACTTCGACGCATCCAAGTACTATCGTCGTACGGTTGAACTCATTTTCCGATACGGTAATACAACTCTGGGACAAATTCAGATGGGGAAGTTGATTCTTGAGTTCACGAGTGTGGCCAGGGAATGCGGAATAAGGGTCCCAAAGGATCTTGCTATGCTCGGCAAGACAATTCTGCAACTGGACCAGGTCGCCGCGGCCCTGGACCCTGACTTCGACCCCAATTCCAGCTTACGTAAATATGCTGGACAGATTATGCTTCAGTATCTAACCGGCCGTGTCACTGTTGGCAATGTTATTTCGGGAATTTGGGAATTTAAGGATTCGATTAGCAACCTGCCCAAGTCTTTAAGCTCCGTGCTGGAGCAAATGGCCATTAACAGGTTCCAGGTAAAAGTTGACCTGCTTGATGAAAACAGATTTGTAGGTGGAATGCAAAAAATTGCCAACAGAATCACTTTAGGATTATTGTTGGCGTCCCTAATCATCGGAGCCGGATTAATGGCGCGGCTACCTACCACTTTTCAGATTCTGGGCTATCCTGCCATAGCAATCATATTTTTTCTTATAGCTTCGGCGGGAGCCGTCATCCTGATACTACACATTTTAATTTACGACGAAAAACCCAAAAAACTGAAAAAGAAATGAACAGTTTGACAATAGAACCGATAGCTAAAAAATATCCACCCGATTTTGACAACCATTCTGACAAAACTCATAGTGATTTCTAGAACCATGATCGAATGGTTCCTGTTGGATAGAATCCATGCATGAGAAATCAGAAAACGATCCTTTCTGGAGTTGGCACGCCGATGTGTTTCATGTGGAAAGGCGCAAGCTCGTATTGATAACAAACGACACGACTTTGTTAGCAATGTTCGTCCCTGCCCTCAGAAAAAAAGATTTTGAATCATTTCATAGCGTGATTGGGGAACATCTGTTCAAGAATTTACTGTATGAATATTTATGAATTAAGCCATGATTTGAATAGAGTCACATTCAGCGCACCAAACCGGAGGCGCCCAATTGATGTGTTCAAAGAAAAATTAAATGATCCG is part of the Desulfomonilaceae bacterium genome and encodes:
- a CDS encoding sigma 54-interacting transcriptional regulator, yielding MPMGTINLSNEELAILCRFMGFPDFFSVDWLTVSHDLLPSRLISVISFLEKRRWISVNSERLYEWTPKFPREEILNEIPALEMSRYYREALNTLIEHLPKCGESSLRLAKQCLLAGIQKTDVDIIFEAAIFHERSHNIRSAIELYDHLLCFARDLIFDKKDENSSDLCQIFIKSVERRASLSLFHPNLKKVYHFLGLALDLAVSIGDVRSEAALQLLIGQNCWMSFQYDNALNHFHLGWMIINKIDDDELRKRGLKLQGLSYWIRGELSKAIQAYEASLGELELVAVEDFSLLTALSLTLCYSQLGMPQRGLGLSETIYNQAMKNENWPIAAYALITTGTILLQIEQRKNSYNYFSMALELSAREGIPMVEVIAGLGLSDLECLEGNFDKAAEYFKVLWKIPKSSWYHALNISHTYEAGFLLYRKGISPVELNPVIHYLSEITKEQTSPLAYGIVRRMQIKHLEEDKSPKEKLMALLELENYVEQMGPTLDLAKIRIDIARIYLQINNWQQAENYGKKAWEFLKPIGRGAFPSDLEHLIPHENEPSEDLFFDFLTEMSVALANQENLEQLLANIITSISRLTGAERTAIFIKNRISHTIDLAASRNLIKENIIDESFREAMEIIESTIDTADSQTTWYEINKCEAHTPRRAIVIPLMIGHKAIGVLYQDSRFFSFDTNSCRIKMLSPLASLVAICMDRFHAYEKIDNLNKRLALGNRHSKSEKEEVQPLEEILGDSDSIIKLHGLIRKVAPTQSTVLIYGETGVGKELVARAIHRESLVRKGPFIRVNCAALPDTLIDSELFGHEKGSFTGAIRTKPGRFELANKGTIFLDEVSELPLSTQRRLLRILQEKEFQRVGGTATLHSDFRLVAATNKNLKEEIDQKRFRADLFFRINVFPINVIPLRERKKDVPLLAEHFLKHFCAKYNKSYPGISDSEMEKLEAYSWPGNIRELSNVIEQSVILGESQIGFPDQGIYEDLKTQDNLLMDMKEMERAHITKALKRANGKIGGRNGASTILGLKRTTLIHRMKKLGIAVQKNPS
- a CDS encoding AarF/UbiB family protein; translation: MVLPIKTAHLKRYRDIALLLVRYGFYDIARKTGLDKMLEKSQREASRVTLEGEELARDLETLGPTFVKLGQFLSTRPDILPREYVDALGRLQSEVKGFPFEQAQETVKAELGTEVSVAFKEFDPEPIAAASIGQVHRALTLDGRTVVVKVQRPNIRETVMTDLEVIGAIAGFVQKNTEIGELYGVDDMFQEFNSSMLRELDYLQEMRNLITLRKNLQEFNNIVVPIPIEALTTQRILTMGFIEGTKITLLSDSIQPSLDRTLLLEDTFRAYLKQILVDGFFHADPHPGNLVLTKDGRIGILDLGMVARITPGMREKLIRFLVAMSNGEPEDAARIAASIGEKMDNFDASKYYRRTVELIFRYGNTTLGQIQMGKLILEFTSVARECGIRVPKDLAMLGKTILQLDQVAAALDPDFDPNSSLRKYAGQIMLQYLTGRVTVGNVISGIWEFKDSISNLPKSLSSVLEQMAINRFQVKVDLLDENRFVGGMQKIANRITLGLLLASLIIGAGLMARLPTTFQILGYPAIAIIFFLIASAGAVILILHILIYDEKPKKLKKK